A region from the Lytechinus variegatus isolate NC3 chromosome 6, Lvar_3.0, whole genome shotgun sequence genome encodes:
- the LOC121417530 gene encoding zinc finger protein 729-like isoform X1: MMEEEEEMMVVEGQGHIELDEQVDREAVIIMNALAGEAHGNTTFQIISHDGQVHITSEDSGHVTQHSGHVTQHLDHNGQPIIAVNLAFAQEGQDLQQLGLTESIYVELPVAEQTSEMIVEDSHHQSNHTQESLLEIVESGEVDKLPNQVESLEINLETIGRDRLSTNHRIDTVIQIPDGLTNQSADNINQEASLTNENSTPALPESEVTNQCSVILRPESCLTNETAEPVMLESELTNQSADTITPQVGLANQSTDTITPQVGLANQSTDTITPQVGLANQSTDTITPQVGSTNQSTDTVTPQVGSTNQSTDTITPQVGSTNQSTDTITPQVGLTNQSTNTMNPETEVTNVSTGEEAELTNENADTVIREAEINNQNATSETKQSNNAELVQSSNKTQGTKRDSNMKSVSRGTPRKQAPAKTPEPSHKVCHYCWKEFRTERQHRAHEKSHAKEESPYLCRYCSKLFDTDGQRMKHMKQKHSLSKCEECEACFDNEALLAKHMMLHSRPKMFMCNICGSMFTKESYLICHKVVHEEEEELGETMDAAVDETANNKDISHVRSIGQTQMGQTVDEGQEEVTETLDERQEGVKETVDEAENDVDGEEVDDDDSNWEEPASKKFKCDECEKSFTSQKGLKMHQRLVHVDIQKELSSSEDEEIVKKKTKEGKGERAECPVCKKTFVSVRQLTRHESTHASWDCPHCSKSFRTSWILKEHLNTHTGERPYKCTQCEKTFKSYGGLRRHKIIHKGTKPYKCDLCDMRFSDASSLKSHKKRHAGDKQVECDVCQMKFYTGFQMRTHRLTHGGQDHKEEKLLRCDGCPKAFLSPSSLEKHKISGKCGKQFSCPFCSEKFLYKKEREKHMETHTEYVTKEGKSTDNNKKSNKIFKCPTCKQDFPNLRTFTMHNKKHSKQGKVYACEVCNKIFSTSVSLKYHMKLHTGQGPKCSVCNKTFYNAKSLRRHERIHTGQKPFKCGFCEKSFSDQSACASHMRVHSAEKPFKCSYCDKGFRQKGQRTMHEKKVHRKGMEDDGKMNGEIPSSEDTGLKMVYRCRICKKEFEEKEELIKHKETHEELNNEEEEMIPMPAKVAKAKKEVQTFKCDICDHTFAQKSYLVRHQRVHTGEKPYGCSLCDKRFSDKTSQRRHKSIHTGAKPFLCDLCGKSFRDKSYLNLHKRMHLGDRPYECNICSRKFVRQNFLNAHMKLHQGIKPKKPPQKIFTCDICNRVLRSKSSYYTHLRIHTGVKPFLCTFCGKAFPTKPRLVNHVRVHTGEKPYVCDVCNKAFTEPGTLRRHKIIHTGLKPYKCGTCDRAFADKSALNSHVRMHTGEKSHSCEVCGKMFWTATNMRAHAKTHRKKTLFECGVCQKQILGQENLTAHLVEHEAEQRVASQALAETMMAAQVMMDNVTEVVIQEDVVTTENTEFQCEICEKFFKTKKTLQKHKVIHDEEKRFECEVCHKRFARKSYLVSHSTIHTGEKPYTCEDCGRQFRDRSSMKRHMNTHRGIKRYECNVCQKQFTDKSAANIHLRIHTGEKPYECYECKMCFTQSGHLVDHMIKNH; encoded by the exons ATGatggaggaggaagaagaaatgaTGGTTGTTGAAGGTCAAGGTCACATTGAGTTGGATGAACAGGTTGATAGAGAGGCAGTGATTATTATGAATGCCTTAGCTGGTGAAGCTCATG GAAATACAACATTTCAGATTATAAGCCATGATGGCCAGGTTCATATAACATCAGAAGATAGTGGTCATGTGACCCAACATAGTGGTCATGTGACCCAACATCTTGATCACAATGGACAACCAATCATCGCTGTTAATCTGGCTTTTGCACAGGAAG GTCAGGATCTCCAACAACTTGGTTTAACAGAAAGCATTTATGTTGAGTTACCGGTAGCAGAACAGACCTCTGAGATGATTGTGGAAGACAGTCATCACCAAAGCAACCATACTCAAG AGAGTTTGCTTGAGATTGTTGAGAGCGGTGAGGTCGACAAGTTACCTAATCAAGTAGAGTCATTAGAAATCAATTTAGAAACCATAGGCAGAGATAgactatcaaccaatcatagGATAGATACTGTTATACAAATACCAGAtggattgaccaatcagagcgctGATAATATAAACCAAGAAGCTAGTTTGACCAATGAGAACTCTACTCCTGCCTTACCTGAATCTGAAGTGACCAACCAGTGTTCAGTTATCTTGAGACCAGAATCTTGTTTGACAAATGAGACTGCAGAACCTGTCATGTTGGAGTCagaattgaccaatcagagcgcaGATACTATCACACCACAAGTTGGATTGGCCAATCAGAGCACAGATACTATCACACCACAAGTTGGATTGGCCAATCAGAGCACAGATACTATCACACCACAAGTTGGACTGGCCAATCAGAGCACAGATACTATCACACCACAAGTTGGATCGACCAATCAGAGCACGGATACTGTCACACCTCAAGTTGGATCGACCAATCAGAGCACAGATACTATCACACCACAAGTTGGATCGACCAATCAGAGCACAGATACTATCACACCTCAAGTtggattgaccaatcagagcacAAATACCATGAACCCAGAAACAGAGGTGACCAATGTTAGTACAGGTGAGGAGGCTGAGTTGACCAATGAGAATGCAGATACTGTGATAAGAGAAGCTGAGATCAACAATCAGAATGCTACATCAGAAACAAAACAGTCAAATAATGCAGAGCTAGTGCAATCCTCTAATAAAACCCAAG GAACCAAACGTGATTCCAACATGAAGTCTGTGTCAAGGGGTACCCCCAGGAAACAAGCTCCAGCAAAGACTCCAGAACCATCCCATAAAGTCTGTCATTACTGCTGGAAAGAGTTCCGAACAGAAAGGCAACACCGTGCCCATGAGAAATCTCATGCCAAGGAAGAATCACCTTACCTTTGTCGCTACTGCAGTAAGTTATTTGACACAGATGGACAGAGGATGAAACATATGAAACAAAAACATTCTCTCTCTAAATGTGAAGAATGTGAGGCTTGCTTTGATAATGAGGCACTTCTTGCAAAGCATATGATGTTGCATAGTCGGCCTAAGATGTTTATGTGTAATATCTGTGGGTCAATGTTTACCAAGGAGAGTTATCTCATCTGCCATAAGGTTGTccatgaagaagaagaagagctAGGGGAGACCATGGATGCAGCAGTAGATGAGACAGCAAACAATAAAGACATCAGCCATGTGAGATCAATAGGCCAAACTCAGATGGGCCAGACTGTAGATGAAGGACAGGAAGAGGTGACAGAGACTTTAGATGAAAGACAAGAAGGAGTGAAGGAGACAGTAGATGAAGCAGAGAATGATGTAGATGGTGAAGAGGTTGATGACGATGACAGTAATTGGGAAGAACCTGCCTCAAAGAAGTTTAAATGTGATGAATGTGAGAAATCCTTCACCTCACAGAAAGGTTTGAAGATGCATCAGAGATTGGTTCATGTAGACATTCAAAAAGAGCTATCAAGCAGTGAGGACGAAGAGATAGTCAAGAAGAAAACGAAGGAAGGAAAGGGTGAAAGAGCCGAGTGTCCAGTGTGCAAGAAGACCTTTGTGAGTGTGCGCCAGTTGACTCGGCATGAATCCACACATGCAAGTTGGGATTGTCCACACTGCTCAAAGAGTTTCCGGACATCCTGGATTCTCAAGGAACATCTCAACACGCACACAGGAGAACGCCCTTACAAATGTACCCAGTGTGAAAAAACCTTCAAGAGCTATGGAGGTCTGAGACGACACAAGATCATCCACAAAGGTACCAAGCCATACAAATGTGATCTGTGTGATATGAGATTCAGTGATGCCTCATCGTTGAAAAGCCATAAGAAACGCCATGCAGGTGACAAGCAGGTGGAATGCGATGTTTGTCAGATGAAGTTTTACACTGGGTTTCAGATGAGAACCCATCGACTGACACACGGAGGACAGGACCACAAAGAAGAGAAGCTCCTGCGATGCGATGGGTGCCCAAAAGCATTCCTTAGCCCGAGCAGTTtggaaaaacacaaaatatcaGGTAAATGTGGAAAGCAGTTCTCCTGTCCTTTCTGCTCTGAAAAATTCCTTtacaagaaagagagagaaaaacacaTGGAGACCCATACCGAGTATGTCACCAAAGAAGGCAAATCAACAGATAACAATAAGAAATCTAACAAGATCTTCAAGTGCCCTACATGCAAGCAGGATTTTCCTAATCTTCGTACCTTCACAATGCATAACAAGAAACATAGTAAACAAGGGAAAGTCTATGCATGTGAGGTGTGTAATAAGATATTCTCTACATCTGTCAGTCTTAAGTATCACATGAAGCTACATACCGGTCAAGGTCCCAAGTGCTCTGTGTGTAACAAAACGTTCTACAATGCCAAATCACTCAGGAGGCATGAACGCATACACACCGGCCAAAAACCTTTCAAATGTGGTTTTTGCGAAAAGTCTTTCAGTGACCAGAGTGCGTGTGCGTCACATATGAGAGTGCACTCTGCAGAGAAACCCTTCAAATGTTCCTACTGTGATAAAGGGTTTCGTCAGAAAGGACAACGGACAATGCATGAGAAGAAGGTCCATCGGAAAGGAATGGAAGATGATGGCAAGATGAATGGAGAGATTCCAAGCTCTGAAGACACTGGTCTCAAGATGGTGTATAGATGCCGTATCTGTAAAAAAGAGTTTGAGGAGAAGGAAGAGCTGATTAAACATAAAGAAACCCATGAAGAACTgaataatgaagaagaagagatGATCCCTATGCCAGCTAAGGTAGCTAAAGCAAAGAAAGAGGTGCAGACATTCAAGTGTGATATATGTGACCATACATTTGCCCAAAAGAGTTACCTAGTGCGTCATCAAAGGGTACACACTGGTGAGAAACCATACGGTTGTTCCCTCTGCGATAAAAGGTTTTCTGATAAGACCTCCCAACGTCGCCATAAATCCATCCATACGGGAGCAAAGCCATTCTTATGCGATCTTTGTGGCAAGTCTTTTCGAGACAAATCATACCTGAATCTTCACAAGCGGATGCATTTAGGAGACAGACCATATGAATGTAACATTTGTTCTCGTAAGTTTGTACGGCAGAACTTCCTCAATGCTCACATGAAACTTCATCAAGGTATCAAACCAAAAAAGCCTCCGCAGAAAATATTCACTTGTGATATCTGCAACAGAGTCTTAAGGTCTAAATCAAGTTATTATACACACTTGAGAATACACACAGGTGTGAAGCCATTCTTGTGTACTTTTTGTGGCAAGGCCTTCCCAACCAAACCTCGTCTTGTCAACCATGTACGTGTGCATACAGGAGAGAAACCTTACGTGTGTGATGTCTGCAATAAAGCCTTCACAGAACCTGGAACACTCAGAAGGCATAAGATCATCCATACTGGGTTGAAACCTTACAAATGTGGAACATGTGATCGAGCATTTGCAGACAAAAGTGCCCTTAACTCTCATGTTAGAATGCATACAGGTGAGAAATCACACTCTTGTGAAGTATGCGGGAAGATGTTCTGGACTGCTACTAATATGAGAGCGCATGCTAAGACACATCGGAAGAAGACTCTATTTGAATGCGGCGTTTGTCAGAAACAAATCCTTGGACAAGAGAACTTGACAGCTCACTTGGTTGAGCATGAAGCTGAACAGCGTGTCGCATCTCAGGCTTTAGCTGAAACCATGATGGCTGCACAGGTTATGATGGACAATGTCACAGAGGTTGTTATCCAGGAAGATGTTGTCACGACTGAAAACACAGAATTCCAGTGTGAAATCTGTGAAAAGTTCTTCAAGACTAAGAAAACTCTTCAGAAACATAAGGTCATACACGATGAAGAGAAGCGCTTTGAGTGCGAGGTCTGTCATAAACGCTTTGCCAGGAAATCTTATTTAGTTAGCCATTCTACGATCCATACCGGTGAGAAGCCATATACCTGTGAGGATTGCGGAAGACAATTCAGGGATCGTAGCTCTATGAAGCGGCATATGAATACACATAGAGGAATAAAGCGTTATGAATGTAATGTATGTCAAAAACAATTCACTGATAAGAGTGCTGCTAATATTCATCTTAGGATCCATACTGGTGAAAAACCTTATGAATGTTATGAATGTAAGATGTGTTTTACACAAAGTGGTCATCTTGTAGATCATATGATCAAAAATCATTGA
- the LOC121417530 gene encoding zinc finger protein 729-like isoform X2, whose protein sequence is MMEEEEEMMVVEGQGHIELDEQVDREAVIIMNALAGEAHGNTTFQIISHDGQVHITSEDSGHVTQHSGHVTQHLDHNGQPIIAVNLAFAQEGQDLQQLGLTESIYVELPVAEQTSEMIVEDSHHQSNHTQESLLEIVESGEVDKLPNQVESLEINLETIGRDRLSTNHRIDTVIQIPDGLTNQSADNINQEASLTNENSTPALPESEVTNQCSVILRPESCLTNETAEPVMLESELTNQSADTITPQVGLANQSTDTITPQVGLANQSTDTITPQVGSTNQSTDTVTPQVGSTNQSTDTITPQVGSTNQSTDTITPQVGLTNQSTNTMNPETEVTNVSTGEEAELTNENADTVIREAEINNQNATSETKQSNNAELVQSSNKTQGTKRDSNMKSVSRGTPRKQAPAKTPEPSHKVCHYCWKEFRTERQHRAHEKSHAKEESPYLCRYCSKLFDTDGQRMKHMKQKHSLSKCEECEACFDNEALLAKHMMLHSRPKMFMCNICGSMFTKESYLICHKVVHEEEEELGETMDAAVDETANNKDISHVRSIGQTQMGQTVDEGQEEVTETLDERQEGVKETVDEAENDVDGEEVDDDDSNWEEPASKKFKCDECEKSFTSQKGLKMHQRLVHVDIQKELSSSEDEEIVKKKTKEGKGERAECPVCKKTFVSVRQLTRHESTHASWDCPHCSKSFRTSWILKEHLNTHTGERPYKCTQCEKTFKSYGGLRRHKIIHKGTKPYKCDLCDMRFSDASSLKSHKKRHAGDKQVECDVCQMKFYTGFQMRTHRLTHGGQDHKEEKLLRCDGCPKAFLSPSSLEKHKISGKCGKQFSCPFCSEKFLYKKEREKHMETHTEYVTKEGKSTDNNKKSNKIFKCPTCKQDFPNLRTFTMHNKKHSKQGKVYACEVCNKIFSTSVSLKYHMKLHTGQGPKCSVCNKTFYNAKSLRRHERIHTGQKPFKCGFCEKSFSDQSACASHMRVHSAEKPFKCSYCDKGFRQKGQRTMHEKKVHRKGMEDDGKMNGEIPSSEDTGLKMVYRCRICKKEFEEKEELIKHKETHEELNNEEEEMIPMPAKVAKAKKEVQTFKCDICDHTFAQKSYLVRHQRVHTGEKPYGCSLCDKRFSDKTSQRRHKSIHTGAKPFLCDLCGKSFRDKSYLNLHKRMHLGDRPYECNICSRKFVRQNFLNAHMKLHQGIKPKKPPQKIFTCDICNRVLRSKSSYYTHLRIHTGVKPFLCTFCGKAFPTKPRLVNHVRVHTGEKPYVCDVCNKAFTEPGTLRRHKIIHTGLKPYKCGTCDRAFADKSALNSHVRMHTGEKSHSCEVCGKMFWTATNMRAHAKTHRKKTLFECGVCQKQILGQENLTAHLVEHEAEQRVASQALAETMMAAQVMMDNVTEVVIQEDVVTTENTEFQCEICEKFFKTKKTLQKHKVIHDEEKRFECEVCHKRFARKSYLVSHSTIHTGEKPYTCEDCGRQFRDRSSMKRHMNTHRGIKRYECNVCQKQFTDKSAANIHLRIHTGEKPYECYECKMCFTQSGHLVDHMIKNH, encoded by the exons ATGatggaggaggaagaagaaatgaTGGTTGTTGAAGGTCAAGGTCACATTGAGTTGGATGAACAGGTTGATAGAGAGGCAGTGATTATTATGAATGCCTTAGCTGGTGAAGCTCATG GAAATACAACATTTCAGATTATAAGCCATGATGGCCAGGTTCATATAACATCAGAAGATAGTGGTCATGTGACCCAACATAGTGGTCATGTGACCCAACATCTTGATCACAATGGACAACCAATCATCGCTGTTAATCTGGCTTTTGCACAGGAAG GTCAGGATCTCCAACAACTTGGTTTAACAGAAAGCATTTATGTTGAGTTACCGGTAGCAGAACAGACCTCTGAGATGATTGTGGAAGACAGTCATCACCAAAGCAACCATACTCAAG AGAGTTTGCTTGAGATTGTTGAGAGCGGTGAGGTCGACAAGTTACCTAATCAAGTAGAGTCATTAGAAATCAATTTAGAAACCATAGGCAGAGATAgactatcaaccaatcatagGATAGATACTGTTATACAAATACCAGAtggattgaccaatcagagcgctGATAATATAAACCAAGAAGCTAGTTTGACCAATGAGAACTCTACTCCTGCCTTACCTGAATCTGAAGTGACCAACCAGTGTTCAGTTATCTTGAGACCAGAATCTTGTTTGACAAATGAGACTGCAGAACCTGTCATGTTGGAGTCagaattgaccaatcagagcgcaG ATACTATCACACCACAAGTTGGATTGGCCAATCAGAGCACAGATACTATCACACCACAAGTTGGACTGGCCAATCAGAGCACAGATACTATCACACCACAAGTTGGATCGACCAATCAGAGCACGGATACTGTCACACCTCAAGTTGGATCGACCAATCAGAGCACAGATACTATCACACCACAAGTTGGATCGACCAATCAGAGCACAGATACTATCACACCTCAAGTtggattgaccaatcagagcacAAATACCATGAACCCAGAAACAGAGGTGACCAATGTTAGTACAGGTGAGGAGGCTGAGTTGACCAATGAGAATGCAGATACTGTGATAAGAGAAGCTGAGATCAACAATCAGAATGCTACATCAGAAACAAAACAGTCAAATAATGCAGAGCTAGTGCAATCCTCTAATAAAACCCAAG GAACCAAACGTGATTCCAACATGAAGTCTGTGTCAAGGGGTACCCCCAGGAAACAAGCTCCAGCAAAGACTCCAGAACCATCCCATAAAGTCTGTCATTACTGCTGGAAAGAGTTCCGAACAGAAAGGCAACACCGTGCCCATGAGAAATCTCATGCCAAGGAAGAATCACCTTACCTTTGTCGCTACTGCAGTAAGTTATTTGACACAGATGGACAGAGGATGAAACATATGAAACAAAAACATTCTCTCTCTAAATGTGAAGAATGTGAGGCTTGCTTTGATAATGAGGCACTTCTTGCAAAGCATATGATGTTGCATAGTCGGCCTAAGATGTTTATGTGTAATATCTGTGGGTCAATGTTTACCAAGGAGAGTTATCTCATCTGCCATAAGGTTGTccatgaagaagaagaagagctAGGGGAGACCATGGATGCAGCAGTAGATGAGACAGCAAACAATAAAGACATCAGCCATGTGAGATCAATAGGCCAAACTCAGATGGGCCAGACTGTAGATGAAGGACAGGAAGAGGTGACAGAGACTTTAGATGAAAGACAAGAAGGAGTGAAGGAGACAGTAGATGAAGCAGAGAATGATGTAGATGGTGAAGAGGTTGATGACGATGACAGTAATTGGGAAGAACCTGCCTCAAAGAAGTTTAAATGTGATGAATGTGAGAAATCCTTCACCTCACAGAAAGGTTTGAAGATGCATCAGAGATTGGTTCATGTAGACATTCAAAAAGAGCTATCAAGCAGTGAGGACGAAGAGATAGTCAAGAAGAAAACGAAGGAAGGAAAGGGTGAAAGAGCCGAGTGTCCAGTGTGCAAGAAGACCTTTGTGAGTGTGCGCCAGTTGACTCGGCATGAATCCACACATGCAAGTTGGGATTGTCCACACTGCTCAAAGAGTTTCCGGACATCCTGGATTCTCAAGGAACATCTCAACACGCACACAGGAGAACGCCCTTACAAATGTACCCAGTGTGAAAAAACCTTCAAGAGCTATGGAGGTCTGAGACGACACAAGATCATCCACAAAGGTACCAAGCCATACAAATGTGATCTGTGTGATATGAGATTCAGTGATGCCTCATCGTTGAAAAGCCATAAGAAACGCCATGCAGGTGACAAGCAGGTGGAATGCGATGTTTGTCAGATGAAGTTTTACACTGGGTTTCAGATGAGAACCCATCGACTGACACACGGAGGACAGGACCACAAAGAAGAGAAGCTCCTGCGATGCGATGGGTGCCCAAAAGCATTCCTTAGCCCGAGCAGTTtggaaaaacacaaaatatcaGGTAAATGTGGAAAGCAGTTCTCCTGTCCTTTCTGCTCTGAAAAATTCCTTtacaagaaagagagagaaaaacacaTGGAGACCCATACCGAGTATGTCACCAAAGAAGGCAAATCAACAGATAACAATAAGAAATCTAACAAGATCTTCAAGTGCCCTACATGCAAGCAGGATTTTCCTAATCTTCGTACCTTCACAATGCATAACAAGAAACATAGTAAACAAGGGAAAGTCTATGCATGTGAGGTGTGTAATAAGATATTCTCTACATCTGTCAGTCTTAAGTATCACATGAAGCTACATACCGGTCAAGGTCCCAAGTGCTCTGTGTGTAACAAAACGTTCTACAATGCCAAATCACTCAGGAGGCATGAACGCATACACACCGGCCAAAAACCTTTCAAATGTGGTTTTTGCGAAAAGTCTTTCAGTGACCAGAGTGCGTGTGCGTCACATATGAGAGTGCACTCTGCAGAGAAACCCTTCAAATGTTCCTACTGTGATAAAGGGTTTCGTCAGAAAGGACAACGGACAATGCATGAGAAGAAGGTCCATCGGAAAGGAATGGAAGATGATGGCAAGATGAATGGAGAGATTCCAAGCTCTGAAGACACTGGTCTCAAGATGGTGTATAGATGCCGTATCTGTAAAAAAGAGTTTGAGGAGAAGGAAGAGCTGATTAAACATAAAGAAACCCATGAAGAACTgaataatgaagaagaagagatGATCCCTATGCCAGCTAAGGTAGCTAAAGCAAAGAAAGAGGTGCAGACATTCAAGTGTGATATATGTGACCATACATTTGCCCAAAAGAGTTACCTAGTGCGTCATCAAAGGGTACACACTGGTGAGAAACCATACGGTTGTTCCCTCTGCGATAAAAGGTTTTCTGATAAGACCTCCCAACGTCGCCATAAATCCATCCATACGGGAGCAAAGCCATTCTTATGCGATCTTTGTGGCAAGTCTTTTCGAGACAAATCATACCTGAATCTTCACAAGCGGATGCATTTAGGAGACAGACCATATGAATGTAACATTTGTTCTCGTAAGTTTGTACGGCAGAACTTCCTCAATGCTCACATGAAACTTCATCAAGGTATCAAACCAAAAAAGCCTCCGCAGAAAATATTCACTTGTGATATCTGCAACAGAGTCTTAAGGTCTAAATCAAGTTATTATACACACTTGAGAATACACACAGGTGTGAAGCCATTCTTGTGTACTTTTTGTGGCAAGGCCTTCCCAACCAAACCTCGTCTTGTCAACCATGTACGTGTGCATACAGGAGAGAAACCTTACGTGTGTGATGTCTGCAATAAAGCCTTCACAGAACCTGGAACACTCAGAAGGCATAAGATCATCCATACTGGGTTGAAACCTTACAAATGTGGAACATGTGATCGAGCATTTGCAGACAAAAGTGCCCTTAACTCTCATGTTAGAATGCATACAGGTGAGAAATCACACTCTTGTGAAGTATGCGGGAAGATGTTCTGGACTGCTACTAATATGAGAGCGCATGCTAAGACACATCGGAAGAAGACTCTATTTGAATGCGGCGTTTGTCAGAAACAAATCCTTGGACAAGAGAACTTGACAGCTCACTTGGTTGAGCATGAAGCTGAACAGCGTGTCGCATCTCAGGCTTTAGCTGAAACCATGATGGCTGCACAGGTTATGATGGACAATGTCACAGAGGTTGTTATCCAGGAAGATGTTGTCACGACTGAAAACACAGAATTCCAGTGTGAAATCTGTGAAAAGTTCTTCAAGACTAAGAAAACTCTTCAGAAACATAAGGTCATACACGATGAAGAGAAGCGCTTTGAGTGCGAGGTCTGTCATAAACGCTTTGCCAGGAAATCTTATTTAGTTAGCCATTCTACGATCCATACCGGTGAGAAGCCATATACCTGTGAGGATTGCGGAAGACAATTCAGGGATCGTAGCTCTATGAAGCGGCATATGAATACACATAGAGGAATAAAGCGTTATGAATGTAATGTATGTCAAAAACAATTCACTGATAAGAGTGCTGCTAATATTCATCTTAGGATCCATACTGGTGAAAAACCTTATGAATGTTATGAATGTAAGATGTGTTTTACACAAAGTGGTCATCTTGTAGATCATATGATCAAAAATCATTGA